GCACATGGTCCAGCTTGTGGGGATAATCCTTGGTGACATGCCCTAGCGCTATTCGTGCAAACTGCGAGGCAATGCGTTGGTCAAGCTTCATCGGAATGCCGCCCAGTAAATTATGAGGATGTTCACCGCGAGCAGGGGAAGCGCAGTGGGGATCTGCGCGCGGATGACGCCATATTGATCCTTGAGGTCGAGCAAAGCCGCCGGGACGATGTTGAAGTTGGCCGCCATCGGGGTCATCAGCGTCCCGCAAAATCCGGCCAGCATGCCGACTGCTCCGACTACCGCGGGGTCACCGCCATAACCTTGGATCAGCAACGGAACGCCGATCGCCGCCGTCATAACCGGGAAGGCCGCGAACGCATTGCCCATGATCATCGTGAACGCCGCCATGCCGACTGCAAAGAAAAGGACGGTAAGGAAGACGCTGCCCTCCGGGATGACCGCCTGAGTCATGTCGCCGATGATCGTGCCAACACCGGCGGCGGCAAACAGCACGCCGAGCGCTGCGAGCATCTGAGGCAAGACCGCCGCCCAGCCGATGGCGTCGATCAGTCGCCGACCTTCCTGAAGCGGCGCGATCGCCGGGGGACGAAGCCAGACGTAGAGCGTGGCGATGGCGAGCAGGACGCCGAGGCCGAGGAAGACGTAGGTTTCGCGCTTGTCCTCGATCCAGCCAAGGGCGCCAACCGGCGTGTAATTGTAGATGAGCGTTCCCAATAAGGCGGTCGCGGGGATGATTAGCGCAGGCAGGAACAAGCGGTTGCCGAGCCGGTCCGACCAGGCCTGGCGTTCCGCATCGCTCGTTGTTGGGGGGCTACTCCGACCGATGAATCCGAATCCCGCCAGTCCTGCAAGACCGAGTACGAGCAAGCCGTTGCCGAAATCGCCTATCAAATCACCGCCGAGCAGGCTCAAGGCCATCAGCCCCCAGAAGGCGGCGTTGCCCAGCCGCTTGGCGTTGGACTTGTCGCTCAGGCTGAGCAGCGCGAAGGCCGCGAACATCGCTCCCGCAAGCGCGTAGAGCCAGGTCAGCGTGATCATCGGCCCGCCTCCGGCAATCTTGCGAGTTTTCGATCGAGGCGCAGCAGTCGGAATCCGTGGATCAGGAAGGCACAGATCGCCGTCGGGATCGCCCAAACTGCGAGTTGGAGCGGTGCAAGATTGTAGCCGTATGTCGCCAGCACCTGCTGGATGAGAACGATCGAACCGATGGCGAAGAAGATGTCCTCGCCGAAGAACAGGCCGACATTGTCGGTCGCGGCTGAGTAGGCCTTCACCTTTTCAGCCGTTTCTTCTTCCAGTCGGCCATGCTGCTTTTCAGCCGCCGCAAGCGCCATCGGCGCGACCAGCGGACGAACCGTCTGCGGATGGCCGGCAGTGGAATGCAGCCCGATCGCAGCGGTGATCTGCCGGTAAATGAGATAGAGGATCAGCAGCCGCCCGGTCGTCGCGTTTTTGAAACTCCGGATCAGCGCGGCCGCCCGTTGCTGCAGCCCGTGCCGCTCGAGCAGGCCGATCACCGGCAGCACGATCCAGACGATGGCGATGATGCGGTTGTCGTTGAACGCTCTGCCGAAGGTCCTGATGACCTCGACAAAATCCATCCCTCCAAGCAGTCCGGTGACGATCGCCGAGGCCGTGACCACCAGCATCGGATTCATTCGCAAGGCAAAGCCGACGACGACCAGCAGGATTCCAAGCAGCGGCCAATAATTCATGCTTTCACTCCATAGCCGCCGCCACCCGGCGTCTCGATGACGAACAGGTCGCCAGGCTGCATCTCCACGGCGCCGGTCGCACCAAGCATCTCTTTGTTTCCGCCAACGCGCTCCACCCAGTTGCGGCCGGGCAGGGCGTCGCCGCCGCCTGCCAGCCCGGCCGGCGGAACCGCGCGGCGATTGGCAAGGATGTTTGCGCGCATCGGTTCCAGGAAGCGGATTTCGCGGACGACGCCGTCCCCGCCGCGATGGAAGCCGTCGCCGCCGGAGCCGCGGCGGATCGCGAACCGCTCCACCCGCACCGGTAACCGCGTTTCCAGCACTTCCGGATCGGTCAGCCGGCTGTTGGTCATGTGGGTCTGGACTGCGCTCGTCCCGTCATGGTCCGGCCCTGCTCCCGAACCGCCGGCGATGGTTTCGTAATATTGGTGCGAAGCGTTGCCGAACGTGAAGTTGTTCATTGTGCCCTGGCTCGGCGCAAGTCGGCCGGTCGCTGCGAACAGGGCGTCGGTCACTACCTGGCTAGTCTCGACATTTCCGGCAACGACTGCTGCTGGAAAGCGCGGCGAAAGCATGCTCGCTTCGGGCACTCGGATGGTCACCGGTTTGAGGCAGCCGTCGTTCATCGGGATGGGATCGTCGATCAAAGTCCGCAGCACGTACAGCGATGCCGCGCGGACGATTGAGAAAGGCGCATTGAAATTATCCGGCAGCTGGGCGCTGGTGCCGGTGAAATCGAAGGTCGCACTTCGGCTTGCGCGGTCAATGGTTATCGCCACGGACACGTGGGCGCCGTTGTCCATGCCGTAAGTGAATTGACCATCGTCGAGCCGGTCGAGAAGGCGCCGCACGGACTCCTCGGCATTCGCAATCACGTGCCCCATGTAGGCTGCGACGACGTCCGCGCCATACTCGCGCGCCGTCTCTGTCAGGACCTCGCGGCCACGGACGCAGGCTGCGAGCTGCGCCTTCAAGTCGGAGAGATTGCGGTCCGGGTTGCGGGCCGGCCAATCCCCGCTCGAAAGGAGGGTGCGCATTTCGCCTTCCAGGAACCGGCCTTCGTTGACCAGCAGTTCGTTGTCGATCAGCACCCCTTCCTCGGTGATCGTGCGGCTGTCTGGCGGCATCGACCCGGGGGCGATTCCGCCAATGTCGGCATGGTGCCCGCGCGCCGCGACGAACGCCGACGGCGCGTCGCCCTCTTCCGAATAGAAGATCGGGACGATCACCGTGATGTCGGGAAGATGCGTGCCGCCGCGATAGGGATCGTTGAGCACATAGGCATCGCCGCGGCGGATTCCGCGGCCGTCGCGGCCATCGCCACGGCTCTCGATGATCGTCCGGATACTCTCGCCCATCGAGCCCAGGTGGACGGGAATATGCGGGGCGTTGGCGATCAGCGCGCCATGCGAGTCGAAGATGGCGCAGGAGAAGTCGAGCCGCTCCTTGATGTTCACCGACGTGGCGGTCGACTGGAGCGTGACGCCCATTTCCTCGGCGATGGCCATGAACAGGTTATTGAAAATCTCCAGCGTGACTGGGTCGACCTCGGTACCGGCGGCGTGCATTCGCTTGATCGGGCTTGAACGGCTGAGCGCGATCGTGCCGTCAGCTGCCTGCTCGGCGCGCCAGCCCTGCTCTACGACGATCACCGACAGCGGATCGGCGATCAAAGCGGGACCATCGACCTGTTGGTCCGGGGCGATATCCAATCGGTCGTAAACCGGCCAATCCCCGACCTGCTGAGGCGTTGCGCCTTGTCCGGCAGGATTTTGAAAACGGATGTCCTTGCCGCCGCCCGCGATCGCTTCGACGATCAGAGCGTCGAGGACCGGTTCGTCATCGTCAGCATAGCCGAAGCGCTGCTTGTGAAGAGCGAAGAAGCGCGTTCGCATGTCGTCCGAATCGGAGATTTCGAGCTCGAGGCTGGTATCGCTTCCCGGCATCCTGAGGCGCGCCCGGCGAAGCAGCGTGATGCGTTCGGTGGGTATACCCTGTTCTTCCAGCGCTGCCGTGGCGGCGACTTCGAGTTCGCGCAAGGCTTCGCTGAATGGCGCCGACAGCGGCTTCAGCACGCCGGCCTCGCGGATCGCCTTCACGGGCGCCAGGCCAATGCCATAAGCGGAGAGCAGGCTGGCCAGCGGGTGGACGAGGATGTGACCGATGCCGAGAGCATCGGCGATCCGGCAGGCGTGCTGTCCGCCCGCGCCGCCGAAGCAGGCGAGCGTGTAGCGTGTCACATCATAGCCGCGTGCGACGGATATCTTGCGGATGGCGTTGGCCATCATGTCGTTGGCGATGACCAGGAAACCCTCGGCAATTTCGGACAGGCTCATGTCGCGTCCAAGCGCTTTCTGGACATCGCGCTGGACTTCTTCCAGGCGAGCGCGGGACACTTCCGGGTCCAGCGGCTGGTCGCCGCTTGGGCCGAACACCGCGGGAAAGCGTCCCGGCACGACCCGGCCAAGGAACAGGTTGCAGTCGGTGACGGTCAGAGGACCGCCGTTGCGGTAACAGGCCGGACCCGGATTGGCGCCGGCGGACTCGGGGCCCACGCGGAAGCGCATCCCGTCGAAGCGGCAGATCGAACCGCCTCCCGCGGCGACCGTGTGGATCTGCATCATCGGCGCGCGGATTCGAACGCCGGCGACGACGCTTTCGTCCGTAAGTTCAAGTTGCCCCGCGTAATGCGACACGTCGGTGGAGGTGCCCCCATGTCGAATCCGATCAGCCGGCCTTCGGACAGGCCTAAGGCGGATTGGACCATGCCGACCACGCCGCCAGCGGGGCCGGACAGGATGGCGTCCTTGCCGCGAAAGGCTTGTGCGTCGGCAAGGCCGCCGTTGGACTGCATGAATCGCAGGCTGGTTTTGCTTCCGATGCCGCCCGCGACCTTGTCGATGTAGCGACGAAGTATCGGCGACAAATAGGCATCGACCACCGTCGTGTCGCCGCGCCCAACGAGCTTGATCAAAGGCGCGACTTCATGGCTGACCGATATTTGCGGAAAGCCGATTTCCTTCGCGATAACCGCGACCCGGCGCTCATGGTCGGGAAATTTCCAGCCGTGCATCAAGACGATAGCCAGCGCCTCGAACCCGTCGTCGCGAAGCGTCTGAAGCGAATCCCGTACCGACTTTTCGTCAATCGGCGCCACGGTCTCGCCATTAGCGGCAATTCGCTCGTCGATCTCCGCCACCGCTTCGTAAGGTTGCTCGGGAAGGATGATATGCCGGGCAAATATGTGAGGGCGCGCCTGGTAGCCGATCCGCAGCGCGTCTCCGATGCCGCGGGTGATCGCGAGCGCCGTGCGAGCGCCCTTGCGTTCCAGCAGCGCATTCGTCGCCACCGTGGTGCCCATCCTGACGACGCCGAGCGCGGCGTCCGGATCTTCAGCCAGGATCCTGCGGACGGCTTCGATCGCGGCGTCGTCATATTGTCCGGGATTGTCTGAAAGCAGCTTCAGCGTTCGGAAATCGCCGCCATCGGTCCAGGCAATGACATCGGTGAACGTGCCGCCACGGTCGATCGCGAAGTTCCAGATTTTCTCCACCCGCCCATCAAGCAGCTTCTGGCGCAGCCGCCAAGCGGGAGACTTCTTACCGAAGGGGCCGGCCGTTCGTATCGATCGGGGAGTTTGCCTTCAGCCTGTCCAGTCCTGCTGCGATCCTTCGCGCCCAGTCATCGAACAGATATTCGAAATCCGCGCGAAGCGACGATTCGTTGCGGATAACCGGCATGCCGCCTCCGGCGACTTCGGTATCCAGAGCACGGCCAAGCAGCGAGCCGGCAACCGAATCCCGCACTTCCAGGACGAGCGTCGCTTCGCCCGCATCTTCGGAAATGGTGAACGAGCGGGCGGACTGCTGCGGAACAACGAATTGCAGGTTGGCGAGGCCAGGTCGCACAAGCAGGACGTCAGCACCCGGTTGGCCGACTACCTGATAGCCCGCCTTGGTATAGGCTTTCGCCAGGCTTTCGCTGAGCAGCTTGCTGGCGTTTTCGCGCACCTGCTGGACTTCCCTGTCGTTAAGACGATCAAGCCCACGCAAGTTGCGCTGCCAGTCCTTGGAGAAGGCGATCTCTGGCGGAGCAATCATGACTTTTGAATATCCGCGGAAGTCCGCGCCCGGCAGCAGAAAGACCAACGTGCGGCCTTTGGCCTGAACCTTGTGAAGTCCATCCCAGGTATCCGGCGGCTTGGCGGCCGACAGCGGTGCGGCCGAAACAAGCGCCAAGGCCCCAAGAGATGCGGAGATGAATCGGCGCATTGCGGTCTCCCTATATCTTCGCCCACTTACTGTGCCGGAATTGCGCGATCGATAATCGGGGAAACCCTGAGTCTCGGCGCCTCTCAGGGGCAACCGTTGACCGCCTGCGGCGTTCAACAACTATGGCCGACACAGAAGGGCAGCGTTCGTGACGGAACTTGATGAGTCGCCTCCCTCGGCGACTCTCAACCCGCTTTTTTCAATTCTCGTTGGTGGATTGTTTCCGCTTACCGCCGGCACAATGCTCGGCGACTGGGCCTATTCGACGACCTACCAGATTCAGTGGCTCAATTTTGCCGACTGGCTGATTGCGGGCTCGCTCGTGTTTGCCGTTCCGGCATTGCTGTGGGCGCTGCTGGGCCTGCTCTTGCGCCGCGGCCCTGGCAAATTGTTCGTCCTGCTGTTGGCGGCAACCGTCGTTGTGAACTTCCTCAACGCGCTTACCCATGCCCGGGATGCCTATGCGACCATGCCGGCGGGCCTGATCCTATCGGTCATCGGGTCCATCCTCGCACTGGCCAGCAGCTGGCTCGGCTTTTCCGGCCGACGCTCATGGGGGAGAGGCTGATGCGCCGTCTCGTAACCTTGATGCTGGCCTGTTGCGTGGCGGCATGCGGCGGCGATCCGGATCCCGCGCAATACGGCCCGAACCCGGACCTGCCAAAAATGCAGCGGGGACTTCTTCCGAACATGGAGATCACCAGGCCGACAGGCTGGGGTTCCGACAAACCCGCCGTCCCTCAAGGTTACCGGATCGAAGCCATAGCCACCGATCTCAAGGTGCCGAGACAGACGTTAGTCCTTCCCAACGGCGACATTCTAATCGCGGAGGGCAAGGCGAAGCCAGCGCCGATGCTACGCCCGAAGGACCTCATTGCCGGACTGATCAAGAAAAGGGGGGTGACGTCCGTCAAAGGCGGCGACCGGCTGACGATCCTCCGCGATGCCAACGGCGACGGCCGCTACGAAGCGCGCGGCATATTCGCGGACAAACTCAACGCGCCCTATGGCCTGGCGTATCTGGATGGCGCGATCTACGTCGCCAATCAGGACAGCATCGTCCGTTTCGATTATCGCAACGGCCAGACATCCGCGAGCGGCCCGCCGGTCAAGATTGCCGACCTCCCGTCCGCGGTCAATCACCACTGGACCAAGGCGATGACGGCAAGCCTCGACGGCCGTTACCTGTTCGTGGGAATCGGCTCGAACAGCAACATCACCGAACGGGGAATGGTCGCCGAGCAGGATCGCGCCGTAATCTGGCAGGTCGATCCCGTGACCGGAATGCACAAGACCTACGCGAGTGGGCTACGTAACCCCAGCGCTCTGGCAACACAGCCGTTCACGGGCACGATCTGGGCAGCGGTCAACGAGCGCGATGAGTTGGGCCCGAATCTCGTTCCGGATTATATCACGTCGGTCCA
The window above is part of the Sphingomonas sp. HDW15A genome. Proteins encoded here:
- a CDS encoding DUF979 domain-containing protein; the encoded protein is MITLTWLYALAGAMFAAFALLSLSDKSNAKRLGNAAFWGLMALSLLGGDLIGDFGNGLLVLGLAGLAGFGFIGRSSPPTTSDAERQAWSDRLGNRLFLPALIIPATALLGTLIYNYTPVGALGWIEDKRETYVFLGLGVLLAIATLYVWLRPPAIAPLQEGRRLIDAIGWAAVLPQMLAALGVLFAAAGVGTIIGDMTQAVIPEGSVFLTVLFFAVGMAAFTMIMGNAFAAFPVMTAAIGVPLLIQGYGGDPAVVGAVGMLAGFCGTLMTPMAANFNIVPAALLDLKDQYGVIRAQIPTALPLLAVNILIIYWAAFR
- a CDS encoding DUF969 domain-containing protein, whose amino-acid sequence is MNYWPLLGILLVVVGFALRMNPMLVVTASAIVTGLLGGMDFVEVIRTFGRAFNDNRIIAIVWIVLPVIGLLERHGLQQRAAALIRSFKNATTGRLLILYLIYRQITAAIGLHSTAGHPQTVRPLVAPMALAAAEKQHGRLEEETAEKVKAYSAATDNVGLFFGEDIFFAIGSIVLIQQVLATYGYNLAPLQLAVWAIPTAICAFLIHGFRLLRLDRKLARLPEAGR
- a CDS encoding DUF3313 family protein, with the translated sequence MRRFISASLGALALVSAAPLSAAKPPDTWDGLHKVQAKGRTLVFLLPGADFRGYSKVMIAPPEIAFSKDWQRNLRGLDRLNDREVQQVRENASKLLSESLAKAYTKAGYQVVGQPGADVLLVRPGLANLQFVVPQQSARSFTISEDAGEATLVLEVRDSVAGSLLGRALDTEVAGGGMPVIRNESSLRADFEYLFDDWARRIAAGLDRLKANSPIDTNGRPLR
- a CDS encoding sorbosone dehydrogenase family protein translates to MRRLVTLMLACCVAACGGDPDPAQYGPNPDLPKMQRGLLPNMEITRPTGWGSDKPAVPQGYRIEAIATDLKVPRQTLVLPNGDILIAEGKAKPAPMLRPKDLIAGLIKKRGVTSVKGGDRLTILRDANGDGRYEARGIFADKLNAPYGLAYLDGAIYVANQDSIVRFDYRNGQTSASGPPVKIADLPSAVNHHWTKAMTASLDGRYLFVGIGSNSNITERGMVAEQDRAVIWQVDPVTGMHKTYASGLRNPSALATQPFTGTIWAAVNERDELGPNLVPDYITSVQPGAFYGWPYAYWGPNADPRVRPQDPQKVASAVRPDYSIGSHRAPLGLSFSVPAMGGAFADGVFVGEHGSWNRNDVVGYQVVFIPFRGGRPAGQPVPFVDGFRKDGKARGRPVGVTVDPRGALIVADDLSNTVWRITPVRPASP